A stretch of Triticum aestivum cultivar Chinese Spring chromosome 1D, IWGSC CS RefSeq v2.1, whole genome shotgun sequence DNA encodes these proteins:
- the LOC123183408 gene encoding outer plastidial membrane protein porin yields the protein MLSFKNDGSFMCFKASVFDHLVDVPVNDPEHGVADDEIPDMEDPNSAQLLVEKLVGPDVNTMLYLPYSLKKSKVEFQLHQPYHGSVLSIGLNNKRMPCLSVSSLCGLQDICLGGVDSLAFGGQLKINESNSWFSVSAGLSVRAELFSAGLTFKQPGQFDYTFCSNILNTSTVLGGLASYSYLTNQWKLIGGIGHTFDPTLNIKGRIGNDKTVNALISKKFAGKGSLHFASEVDLKDFWRYPRVGLSFLFP from the exons ATGTTGAGTTTCAAGAATGATGGCTCCTTCATGTGTTTCAAAGCTTCTGTTTTCGATCACCTTGTAGATGTTCCAGTAAATGACCCAGAACATGGTGTGGCTGACGATGAAATTCCTGATATGGAAGAT CCTAATTCTGCACAGTTATTGGTGGAGAAGCTTGTTGGTCCTGATGTGAATACAATGTTATATCTGCCCTACTCTCTTAAAAAATCAAAA GTTGAATTCCAGCTACATCAACCTTATCATGGGTCTGTTCTTAGCATTGGTTTGAACAACAAAAGGATGCCTTGCTTATCTGTTTCGAGCTTATGCGGCCTGCAGGATATCTGTTTGGGAGGTGTTGACAGCCTTGCTTTTGGGGGCCAATTGAAAATAAACGAGTCCAATTCATGGTTCAGTGTTTCTGCTGGGTTGTCAGTCCGTGCTGAATTGTTCAGTGCTGGCCTAACTTT taAACAACCTGGTCAGTTTGATTATACTTTCTGCAGCAATATTCTCAATACAAGCACTGTATTAGGTGGCCTGGCTAGCTATAGCTATCTGACCAATCAATGGAAATTGATTGGCGGAATTGGTCACACTTTTGACCCCACCTTGAATATCAAAGGGCGTATTGGTAATGATAAAACTGTCAATGCTCTTATCTCTAAGAAGTTCGCTGGCAAAGGCAGTCTTCATTTTGCATCGGAGGTTGATTTAAAGGATTTTTGGAGATATCCTCGGGTTGGTTTGTCATTTTTGTTTCCTTAG
- the LOC123183407 gene encoding protein SOGA3, with protein MPPMAGAGNPGEGGGGEGGGGEGGGPTGRAPPPAPTSSRGRSGKEGHGMESDCPVPWYTRTLVALGIKSHGDPSGPLRQGTFDPLLGVVVTSEGYLSRSESERINNYLECVLNEVKSALGSCAEDVEDEYGCQDTVPPVTQESSSGPGLKTIAAIVLGAASRDACESPQSSQSTSVRGKIMPKNAEHVQVIQQSTQEIKAFIHDALRRNLIGPDCARDLVFKIDELGKYTSRAVSRNGTRIFTLDGLKKRPTRL; from the exons ATGCCTCCAATGGCGGGAGCAGGTAACCCTGGTGAGGGAGGAGGAGGTGAgggtggaggaggagaaggaggaggtccGACGGGCCGTGCACCACCGCCCGCTCCAACCTCGTCCCGCGGACG ATCTGGGAAGGAGGGCCACGGCATGGAATCTGATTGCCCTGTGCCCTGGTACACAAGGACGCTGGTGGCGCTTGGGATCAAGTCCCATGGCGACCCTTCTGGTCCATTGAGGCAGGGAACTTTTGATCCGTTGTTGGGGGTTGTTGTCACCTCTGAGGGATACCTCTCAAG GTCTGAATCTGAAAGGATAAACAACTACCTTGAATGTGTTCTTAATGAAGTGAAATCTGCATTAGGTTCTTGTGCTGAGGATGTCGAGGATGAATACGGGTGCCAAGATACTGTCCCACCAGTTACTCAGGAGTCTTCCAGTGGCCCAGGCTTGAAGACCATAGCGGCAATTGTTCTAGGTGCTGCGTCTAGGGATGCATGTGAAAGTCCTCAAAGCAGTCAGAGTACCAGTGTGAGGGGTAAGATAATGCCAAAAAATGCGGAGCATGTGCAGGTTATTCAACAATCCACCCAGGAAATCAAGGCTTTCATTCATGATGCTCTTAGAAGAAATCTGATTGGCCCAGACTGTGCACGGGACCTGGTTTTCAAAATAGATGAGCTGGGCAAGTATACTTCAAGGGCCGTCTCTCGAAATGGAACCCGCATTTTTACATTGGATGGATTGAAGAAGAGACCTACCAGACTTTAG